AAACTAGTGGGGGATTGTTGGTATTGTAGTTAGCGAATTTCACATTTGGTTTTGTTGAAACTACACATGCAATATTAGTCTCATGCCTTTTCTAAGTAGTTAGGTTCTTTCATGAAAGATATTAAATGATTTGACTTTTCATGAAAGAACGCGTCTGTCGAAAAGTAACCATTCATAAAGATAAGACTGGTGATGCATGAGTCTTTGTTGGTCTATAAATAAGAGGACAACTGAATTTTCAGTGTTATAATGAAAAGTTTGCAATAAATTATTTCCAGATATACAAAGTGAATTCCCAAACATAGAATGAGAGTTCTATGGAATTATTCAGTGTTCCTTATAAAAAAGGGAATTCTTCAGTGTTGTTAGTTACAGAATTCACAAGGCTTTGTTGTATCTTGGTTGAATACTTGTGACTAAAGCGATAGTAAAATAGGGGTGGCAGTAAATAAATTCTCTATCGAAAGCAATTCATTTGAACCTCAAACTTACAAATCTTCATACTTTTTTGATCCATTTTCTTCTTTCCCAAGAAATCCAATACTTTGTGCTGTCTGTGACAAATTATCTTTTTAATGGAACTCTTTCATTGGTTTAATCATGTGGTTGGTGGTGCCACTTTTGTGCTGGAAAACCAAACCAGAAGAGGACCATAATTTGAGATTGATGGGTGAAAGGTGTGGTATTGTCCGTTTGATACTTTTGAGTATATATAAGAATGAATTTGTCTTATAATTTCAATTCAGaaagaaaggttgtttggaaaCTAGATACCAACCAGTTATGAAACCATTTACAGTCTTTCATTGCTTATGTGCTATGGCAGTCTTGGGACACAACTTCCATCTCTTTGACAGCTGGTTGTGATTTGTTCATGCGATACGTAACAAGAACTTCAGCATTGGAATATGAGGACTTCAATTCAGCTAAGTCTCGCCTTCTCGAACGTGCAGAGAAGTTTGGAGAGATATCCTATAAGGTATACCTAAAAATGACAGTTTCACTTGTCCATGAAAGACTAGAAAGTATTAATGCATTGCTCATCACACTAATATAGATCCTCTCTGAACTTTGCATTGCAGGCGAGGAAAATTATTGCTATGCTCGGTCAGGATTTTATTTTTGATGGTTGCACCATCTTGGTACATGGTTTCTCACGTGTGGTTCTGGAGCTTCTGAAAACAGCAGCTCAGAACAGGAAGGTCTTTAGAGTTCTCTGCACTGGTGTGTACAGAAAAAGTTCCAATTGCTGTTGTTGGCAAATTGattgtttctctctctctctcccccccCCCTCTTCCTCTCCTTTTGAGGTTTGCTGTGTCGTGTATGGCTTCTAGGAATGGAAAGAAACTAGAAAGAAGTTGACTCTCTTTGCCAGATAAAAAGTCAATCGGGTTGGTTGATTGAATTAAATTAGGAAAATGGGAAAGTAACTATGTTTTGCTCATTTATATCTTTCCGGCTATCTTAGAGGCTTCACATGGGATGTAGAGGTCAAGCTTTTCTGTTATCTTGTGTCACAAATGCTATTTCTCTTTCTCCAAGTTCCACACTAGTACAGTCTGGTTAAACATTATTGCTTTCTTTTGAAACCTTATCATTTTGGTTGTTTTACTTGTTGGCTGAGGATTGAATTAGCTTTAGGTATGCTTAAATTCATGCCCATTAGAGGAGACCTGATTCCATCTTATGATAATtggtatttattattttaaatgcaGAAGGAAGGCCTGATAGGAGTGGATTACGATTTTCCAATGAGCTAGCCAAGCTTGACGTTCCTGTGAAGCTCTTAATAGACTCTGCTGTAGCATATAGCATGGATGAAGTTGATATGATTTTTGTCGGGGCAGATGGTGTGGTTGAAAGTGGCGGTATTATCAACATGATGGGGACCTACCAGATTGCTTTGGTAGCCAAGAGCATGAATAAACCAGTCTATGTGGCAGCTGAAAGCTATAAGGTTGGTAGATACCATATTTCTTCATCACATTGATGGTTATTGATTGAACTCCCTTACTGTATACATGATTTGAAAAAATGCTCCCAACTTCTTGATGTTGCTTTTTGTATAAACTGCTCCAAAGAGGATGTTTAGTGAATGCAATCTACCACATGATTGATTCGCCTGataatttcaaatttctttgTACAGTTTGCTCGTCTCTATCCATTGGATCAAAAAGATATGGTGCCAGCTTTACGTCCAATTGATTTTGGGGTACCAATTCCATCCAAGGTGGAAGTTGAAACTTCTGCTCGTGATTATACGCCGCCTCAGTATCTTACACTACTATTTACAGATTTAGGTGTTCTGACTCCATCTGTTGTAAGTGATGAGCTCATACAGTTGTATTTGTAGTGTGAATGAAGTATGGATTCGCTAGGTGTACCAAGCATTGCATGTATGGATTTCATTCTCCCAATTTCACCCACAAACTTATATGATTGTGAATTTTTGCAGTATTATCTCTTGAATGTTTTATATGGCATGCACTCCTTGGGTTTCTCCATGTGGCCTATGAGGATTTTTCTTTGCCTTGTTGGCATACAATTGCAGACGTGTAATTTTTGACCCACTTAAAAATAGTCCTAGTATTTTTAGGATATTTATTTGAGTTTATTTCTATAGGATTTtactttattattaattttaattctatttttaaggcgcaaaaattgaaaaatacaaaaatagtttcatgttttatcttatttctatttagtttaggttaaaatatttttatagtggtattattttaattttaccaTAACTTTAacgtattttttttattttaatatgatctttgaaaaatatcaaaaataactTCATGTCATAGTATagttaattttaattaattaagagtGATTTCACAATTTTATAATAcattattttagaaaaggaaaTTAATATTTTTAGCCTTGTAGCATTAAAACGCCACTTTTAAAGGCAATTTTACCCCAAATTGAGGCCCAATTTCGAATATTAAAGGCCCAAATTTGGGCAACTCAATCCCCTCCCCTTGCAATGTAGCCCAATATCCTTTGACCCGCCGGCCAACCCACCGCCCCGCCCCAATTCCCTCCTTAAATCCTAACCCTTCATCCCTTTAATCCAACGACCCTTATTCTTTCCCCACCCTATATAAAAACCAGATATTAACCAAACCCTAGCCCTAATCTTGAAGACCTAAAGCAGCCGCACCACACCCTCCTCTCAACCCTCTGCTGCCCTAACCACACCCCAAACCCGCCAGAACCCGCTCATGGTCCCCTCCTCTCTTCTCTCCTTCCACGTCACTCAGATCGTACAAAGCCTCATCATATCAATTAGATTCACacgtttttcctttctttttcgtttttttgaaGCAAATCCGAGGCCTTAGGATAAAAGATTGGAAAATGGGAGCCGTTGGATCAAGGTCTTGATCCAAGACctccattttttgattttttgtttacaAAAAGGATTTTCGGATTTTGGTTTTGGGGGTCCACACGGTTTTGGGCGTTActtggtgaagaagaagaagattcgAGAGTGAGCTATATATTTGGGGATTTTCGGACAGAGAAGAGGAGGTTTTTGAGAGAGAAAAAACTGGAGAGGAAGATTAGGGTTTGTGAGTTCTTCTTCTCTGTCCTTATATATCCCGAAAAATCATAAAAACAATAAAAGTTTTCTGTTTTGATTTAATTAGgagtcaaatttttgaaaaataggaaaaaaaaatcAGTTTCTTCTTTTGACTTTGGCGTCAAAAATGGAGTTGGATGGAAAACGTATTTGAGTTGTTCCTTCTCCGTTCGAGTTCCTCGTCGTGACAGATTGCCATTCGAGTTTTGTTGAGTTGAAGCTCGTTTACCAGTCGAGTTTGCCGTTTGAGGTTGAGTTCAGTGGTTCGCGGTTCCCGTTGTAATCCCTTGTTCGAGCTCGTTCTTTGTGAATCATTGTAGCTGTTGAAGTGTTATCAATCGAGGTTAATTTCAGGTTCCCCTCTGATTCCTTCTTTGTTCTATATTTGGTGTTATTAAAACATGATAATAACCGGGTTTTGATTGGCTTATAGATGATTTGATCCGCCGTTATTTTTGAGATTAACAAATGAAACTCATATTGGTTTGGTGACTATTCATGAGAGTGCGTGATCGTCATATCATTGCTTGCAATTTTCATGAATATTTCTGCTTGTTTAGTCGAGTTTAAGCGTGAAGTGAGTTCTGAAATTGTCTGTTCTACGATTTGAAACGAATATGTCCGGTTTCTTATCCTGTCTTCTCTCTTTCTTGACTGATAATCTCATTTGAGAACTTTCTTTTCTTGACCTAAATTTGTCGGCATCCTTAGTCGAGGTTCTGATTAGTTTGTTCCTGTATTCTGCTTTTTTTGAATTGGTGCCGAAGTTGTGAATGAACAGAACATTCGGCGTTTGAATTCTTGTGTCAAAAGGCTTGTAGAAGATTGATATTGGCGTTTTAGTTTTATGTAGAATGTTAGTCGCTTAGATAGGGATTCTATGTGTTCAAATGACTAATTTTCAAATCCGAAAACCAGTTAGCGATTCTTGTTTGAGTTCGAAGTTAAAATGAGAGTTTGATGAAGTGTAACCACTGGTTTGCGACTTAACTCGAGTTGATTTTGCCTCCAACATAGTAATCTTTACGGTTGCTAGTTTGATAGCTACTTTAAAAGGTCAGTTTGTCATTCAAGTTCCTATGTCAGTCAAGTTTGGTGCAGATCGCATTCGCAGCAGTTGCGTTGCTAAATTTGTATTAGTTATGACTGATGAAATTGAAACTCATAACTTAAGCGTGTTCAGGCGTTAAGTGAGTTTGAGCGTTTTGTTGGATGTTCCCATTCCACTGTCGTAAAGAATGAGATTAATGGTTGTTTCCTTCTAGAGTCTGTGTCATGTTTTATTATGATAGTTAAGTGAAGAAGTTGTTGGTGTTGGTTGATTTATCGTGAAGATAAGAACGGGTGATTTCAAACATGTGTtatgttacgcaacgccttcctgatgttctttggaagggaaacgtaaggctaagcaaccgatgtcagtgcggttgctgtccgccaatgaggtcccctccgcacgctagactagattgtcagtgccgtgcgggaaaaccaatgtcacgagcaattgcggaagctgagagagaattgggttttgaatgatgatgatgattttattgatgactgaaatgctgattacaaagaTGCGGTGCCGAGgaggagagacaccagaaaaatgcttgcttgaaaatgtttgattgtttggtcccccttaataatgcttaaaaaaaataaaccaacattatatgattagtcctaataaagctgtagaagcacactgaatggaaatgatgtaaactagcctatgattacaatgaaaaggacttagattattacaaggaaaaactaagtccgatggcagcatctttgtcttgcgggtctgcgcgcgcgttgctgtgggcgcgcgcgacacttgatgtgctggcctgaggctgggcactggtgcttggcatcagggtctgtgcgcgaggcgctgctggaatgggcctgcagctgggcgctggcgaggcatcaggatctgcgcgcgcggcattgtcagggcgcgcggcgctgttgtcattggccagcccttgggcgctggcgagaggcatcggtggggcgacagaggcacatgcgcgcttgtcacttggcgcagccaagaccacggggccgaccatggcgctaggcattgtgaggcttgctaggccgccatggggcgcggccaaggggtcatggggcatgtctggaaagcagcccatgacattctcccccacctgagttggcgccgtcctcggagccttatgatgatgatgatgattctgatggttgttggatgggaggtctgcgcccctctgttctttGAGTTTGCTGTTGTAGCGacgcaatgatttcatgcggctgacatggaagactagatggatcttccaccaggatggagttttcacctggtatgtggacttcccaatgcgtttttcaatgggcaggggcccgatgtatttttgttgcaggcgagggtcatgggtcctttctgcaaacaagtaccgctttgggatgcatagcattactttgtcccctggttgatgttgggcaaagcaaagattttgttcggtgaacctttttgcccgctcttgggccctgatgagatagctccgcactatctccatgttgcgctcccattcgctcgagaagttggcagctcgaggagatttcggcatggttgatgcattcaccgtttgcgggagaagcggttgctgtccggtaacaatttcaaaagggctcttgtttgtatgatggctcttttgagaattgaaacacagttgagcagcatccaggagcttcacccaatgcttctgtgatccggttgcgaagttgcggagatattcctccagcatgtcatcgaaccggtctgtctggccatccgatggtggatggatgtctgtgttgtgactcaatgttgacccaaagcacctgaagagatgggtccaaaagttgctagtgaagcgtgagtcgcgcctactaacaatgtttttgggcaggccccaatgtttgacaatgtgcgagaagaagagtcgagctgtatcttctgctgagatgttttgcggggctgctatgaaagttgcatagtctgagaactgatctatgacaaccatgatggatgcaagattgccgacttggggcaatcccgtgatgaatctgagggaaacactttcccatggtctctgagggacatgtaatggctgcgagggtcccggctgtgatgggtgatccgacttgtccttgtggcatggctgacaagtcttcacacgatgatgagcgtcaccagCCTTTTGGGGCCGCTgacaccaattttaatcccgaatcgaggaaaagaatgactctatattacagtatgcgtaccagaaatccggataaggaattctgttaacctgggagaaggtgttaggcattcccgagttccgtggttctagcacggtcgctcaattgttatattcggcttgattatctgattttatacaagtgtgagcttatgtgcaaaattttaaacttttatcgcttttatcatttactgtttttatcgagaattgcaacgttgtgaaaatgtatctcgaaccgcgtcacaatcaatgtacccgtgattagaaacacatttcgactccgttgagatttggatttgggtcacatcaatgtgcacccgagtttacgaaggtaagatttattaaggcgcgtcctaaagagtctgacgtattgttattttaggagggttgtgagatttgctaaacaacccgtcctggaaactaaatgcttcaataatatacatttaacaagggccccgcatctgcgttttgcttatttttatcgaggctcatctcgttgttatttttaaaggatatcctatagcaactacgtttcttgtcgtgtttgtctctatcaattgaaagcagtaaatagccttagtcgATTACATGCTTGCGAGCTTATTTATAACAAGATTTAaagtgcttttacagaataataaagcgtgactgcacttatggacaactagtcgaaaattatgggcccaaacctagctcatgcgagatggccagacttgggcccctgtttttccgatacaggcctagctgatttgtttcgattttggctcggccttcctgaggttgaggcctagaactgattctttgttctttatcaatttatatgtgacaatctggcaaaaggggaaagaactttaactcatgtggatagttttcctatttggcctacattagagaatatactacaccatcagactaagtctaaaatacaacttattacactgggaatgtttttcacctaaccgcatacatacatgactatcattcattaacctacattgatatactgagcgtgtaggctacttctattatccaaacgaaaatgtaactatttcatgacatttaatgtaacagttcgtatatataaaaacaatctgcaggtcctctcttttgcattcatgctcaaactctcagttacattggtggtatctattgtgtacctggtaaggaaaggaaaggaagaaaggaatgatcagctgggcagtatgcagtaaacacagcaacaacaggtacacagcaacagcacaacaacaaaccaacaaccaaatgttttccacaatccacgaacaaccaacaataatTCCCAGAACAAAATAAACCAGCAATGGTCGAGTGCCAAACCAgtaattccagacgaagagtaatgaaaccccagaagtaaaagagtgttcaatgcagcaaataacaacagttcagcaaccaacaaacagctcagtcaatgcagatgacagaacttggccaaggcagcttgaccaatatgaattcttattcaactttcagatggtgtttggttataatctatttggaaactaacttatgtttttcagctttctttaaactcagtaaacctttcttcagactaaaagtttcagctttaagactaaaaattccagccttttgttttctccttttctgaagactaaaagtccagccccctGTTTTAGTTctcgaatggcctatttataagccaaagtgaccaagtgcagctaagctgcccctcatgctgcaacttgcagcctgcccataccctgttaaagcccatgcctaagcatcttttggtgccagcccctttgttccccacgcctggttttagtttaatccagaattatgggctcattttatttattcattttaagccccatacccttgtgtcttgtttcccattagtattagtttaatcttaattattaccctacttgtcagcttcatttaaactaatctttctgtcctttttGACACCCCAGAACACCCCTGCTTagccttgattattactgccctgcctattgcagcatcagggcagttttgaactgatgaaagttcgaatTCAAGgctgcctgggctgaaccttttcagtcatttttacaatgcaaacaaaccattttaaaccatgctggggcattcagttagtggcaacgttcaattagtcatgcaacattattagctcgtttgattcattagttatagaaaactaatcgacgacatttatcgagtcgactatactaattataacaggtaataatcagtcgttcaaataaacaacacatacggggacctaaagggcttcggacaacttggtcagtcactaggaacctatataagttattcatgcgacgactatattaatcggacatgcttatcataggatgcattcaaatcatacacaaaaaccatcgaccaaataaaaggtctttacagagatgaaagaaatccgaatgaaaaataacaacataacaaacaaacacaacggaatatgctgacaacttaattagaactaaaacgaaagaaaagaaaacttacccaaaaaaggtttgaaatcaaaacgacccaaattctgattcaacttcgaactcttgaggccgaacaaactttaatcagggtgttctcacatgagaacaccttgattaaggtcttttagacctcaaacccttgtccagaccggccggattccccaggtgcatgtgttctaaggtctggatttccagatctgatttttaggaagttgtgggtagattcggaccaaaccaagcttggtttggtcacgaggaaggtcaggggaatgtctggtatgaagatggggtggtttggcataggtccgggttcgactcaaatcttcaaacgaagattcgagacgagggaaggtgattcgaggcaagagggtaacagatccatgttcaggagagtgagggggtcttagggtgttcaggaggtggtcaccggcgttcgtgccgccggctttaatggcgagggagacgagggcggctagggtttctaatgggaggtccgggttcgacttggggacgaaggggtggggtgttggtatagggggcgtgggtgtaagggaaggtttatatatggtctatgggattggatctgagccgttagatcagatgatctcaacggcttggatctgagggtgagaactgagacggggtcgtttggtagttaaacggggtcgtttggtttaagtgaggggttgggtcagatttgggtcgggtttgaacctGGGTTATTGAAagtgatcctggaccgttggattggattgattggaacggctAAGATGGATTGGCCTGAAACGATGCCGTTTCAGGAGATGCCTGGgcagccggatttggactgggcctgagtgctggttgggcctgttattttgtttaatttttggcccaaaccgatttccttcacttttgttttctaatttcattttttcttttaaaacaaaaataaaaataaaaataataaataacgaaattaaaactaaacaacaatgcaacattttaacacaattatcacaaaaattatttaagtaagttaaaaacctagaacaaacgatgcactcatatatatatatatttttgaattttcttttactgaccgaattatggtttaatcatacatattttgtatttttgtttgttaatgattaaatgcaaaaatggacagatccacaaatgattaacaacacatgtcacgaaaactcgaacaattgtacagcgaaactatttgttactatttttattttcttttggagcgattgctcgtaaagcaaaaatcacgtgcttacagctgcccctttttgcacaaagacacgaagggttttcgcgcaaagataagcgagcgatttttgcctgtccgaatactccgtgtgaagcattttttgaaaaagatttaaccgaaccttcgcttcagaggtttcctacatatcctgggctgaacaggaatcaggtcaatgtagttcgggaaattttggtagctgggactaccgtgtgaccgtagtgtttgctgttgttgtgcgctatTGTATGTTGCTGTaagatgctactgctcaaccgatctccccgttacattgctctaaaaggaaaagcaagaagctaagctagactgaggatcctgaaatcttatccatcttcaacttgttcttgttgccttgctttcttgtcggctaacgctttcctctgatgcctttatcttgtgactttggagatgatgctggtccttcacttttctgaatgtcagttctcatcactttgcttgatttgctgtgaacatggctttcttctttaaatctttcaatggtttcttcagtggtatgtttcttcatcagcatcgtcatactgggcatgctacaacgttcccaaactgcttcttttgagacgcgttcctttttccttttgaattgcgcgcttgcctctgcagttgtctgcttcttggtgctggggattttattgtttcccgtttggggctctctgttgtacccttccgtcttcaggtggggtgactgattccaaaatctagagctaaagagtattcccgcattatactggtgggcgacctagaacttaaatgtattcccgcattatactggtgggcgacctagaacttaaaagtattcccgcattatactggtgggcaacctagaacttaaaagtattcccgcattatactggtgggcgacctagaacttaaatgtattcccgcattatactggtgggcgacctagaacttaaatgtattcccgcattatactggtgggcgacctagaacttaaatgtattcccgcattatactggtgggcgacctagaacttaaatgtattcccgcattatactggtgggcgacctagaacttaaaagtattcccgcattatactggtgggcgacctagaacttgaaagtattcccgcattatactggtgggcgacctagaacttaaaagtattcccgcattatactggtgggcgacctagaacttaaatgtattcccgcattatactggtgggcgacctagaacttgaaagtattcccgcattatactggtgggcgacctagaacttaaaagtattcccgcattatactggtgggcgacctagaacttaaatgtattcccgcattatactggtgggcgacctagaacttaaaagtattcccgcattatactggtgggcgacctagaacttaaaatgtattcccgcattatactggtgggcgacctagaacttaaaagtattcccgcattatactggtgggcgacctagaacttaaaagtattcccgcattatactggtgggcgacctagaacttaaaagtattcccgcattatactggtgggcgacctagaacttaaaagtattcccgcattatactggtgggcgacctagaacttaaaagtattcccgcattatactggtgggcgacctagaacttaaaatgtattcccgcattatactggtgggcgacctagaacttaaaagtattcccgcattatactggtgggcgacctagaacttaaaatgtattcccgcattatactggtgggcgacctagaacttaaaatgtattcccgcattcttccgagaaaattttcgacaatcggcagaaaattttctgccccggttttggtgacttccatggcgtagcatcttgctgccctcatcaatcctctgttcccctgcaacagacaaaaggatttaattagtttttatcgtggtggtagagggtgcctttctggcgagcaatttttctctcttcctcttttcttgctctttgtccccataattggttggcgggcaaagttgcctgttgggggtctctagcctgctggggattggttttcaatttatccccttttctgctttctctttaaacacatgatgtgggagtctgcttctaactcccgaaaccactcccttttggagcttactttttccaaaatttccgggcacaatcactgcatcgcccgggaccggcctttaagactgtttgtattatcctgcattggatgaattccccttcggtttctggtagtaagctttgaaaaatcctttcaagacacattttagggaaagaaataaaagatatggaaaggagaaaatctttctgaactaatattttttgtgggaggagacaatcaaaagaacttatctggaggacatgactggtccccgtgatcatgacgtgcaccatagatttccgacccagtctatttgtatcaatcgatttgccggatggtctgacttgctggggatgataaatgactgtccatgctgttgcaaatgtggtagcttttgttgactcgtcttgtcgcctcatagtgcccttcgaggggttttcactaatgagactctctcttttctctcatctcccggcgccttatggtgcctgtgaaggttttcaccgataagactctctcatttcatatccctcatcttacatcgcctctcggtgcctgtgaaggttttcaccgataagactctctcattttatttctttcgaggattcggggcgttgtagatacgaccctctcttctggagattcctttgactatcaattcattcccagtcttacgatcctcttctttgctggggattggtgtattattctcggtcttattcgcctgactcgacatctcttgaacattgatcgggaggtcttttggacgttgatgttggttttggtgcggagttaaagaaaggttatgaaaaatgaaaataatttgatgggtggtgcgctataacttttggaatcaaatctttgtt
This sequence is a window from Nicotiana sylvestris chromosome 3, ASM39365v2, whole genome shotgun sequence. Protein-coding genes within it:
- the LOC104217994 gene encoding uncharacterized protein, encoding MWHRSASFILDKRENDDVLSSESRRMSSLSMAAEAPQQPNPNNPNISAYYQTRAAHHGVVTSDWLAQAQAAVGHSPDGAVTENSLSKTVDSGKTFSVIDEFNNWRKQPDLAEAVAAIRALASVIRSSEATTMMELEIELKKASDSLKSWDTTSISLTAGCDLFMRYVTRTSALEYEDFNSAKSRLLERAEKFGEISYKARKIIAMLGQDFIFDGCTILVHGFSRVVLELLKTAAQNRKVFRVLCTEGRPDRSGLRFSNELAKLDVPVKLLIDSAVAYSMDEVDMIFVGADGVVESGGIINMMGTYQIALVAKSMNKPVYVAAESYKFARLYPLDQKDMVPALRPIDFGVPIPSKVEVETSARDYTPPQYLTLLFTDLGVLTPSVVSDELIQLYL